The genomic segment TTCGATCAGCTGCTTGCACGCCGGATTGGCGGCAGGCACCACCACATGCAGGCCGGGAATGCGTTCGGAGACCTGCCAGGCGGCTTCGAAGAACGGTTCGCCCAGGCGCGAGATCTCACCCAGGCGGCTGCCCGGCAGCACCGCCAGCACCTTGGCCGAGGTCGGCAGGCCAAGCGCGGCGCGTGCCTCCTCGCGGTTGCCCTGCAGCGGAATGTCGTCGGCCATCGGATGGCCGACAAAACGCGCATCGATGCCGTGCCTGGCGTAGATCGGTGGTTCCATCGGGAACAGGCACAGCACCAGGTCGGCGCTGTTGCCGATCTTTTCGGCGCGCTTCTCGCGCCAGGCCCAGACCGAGGGGCTGACGTAGTGCACGGTGCGCACGCCACGCTGCTTGAGCCAGCGCTCGATGCCAAGGTTGAAGTCGGGGGCGTCGATGCCGATGAACACATCCGGCTGCCATTCCAGTGCACGCTGCCGGAACGCCGTGCGCAGCTTCAGCAGTCGTGGCAGGTGGCGCAGTACTTCGGTCAGCCCCATCACCGCCAGTTCGCTGGCGTCATGCCAGGTCTGGCAGCCAGCGCTGCGCATCGCATCGCCGCCGATGCCGGCGAATTCGGCGTTCGGGAACCGCGCTTTCAGTTCACGCACCAGCCCCGCACCCAGCAGATCGCCGGACGCTTCACCGGCCACCAGTGCGATCCGCAACGGGCGCTCGCTGAGCACCCGCTGCGCAGGGACGCTGCCGGCCATCGAGGCCAGCGGAATCACAGCGGCGCCGGCCGGCGCCTGGCCGGTCGTGCTGCTCATCGCAGCAAGGGCCTCTCGGCGTGCTCGATGAAGTCCAGCATCGCCTTCACGTCATCGCTGGCACGCGCCTGTTCGGTCAGCTGCACCTTGGCCTCGGCCAGCGGCAGGCCTGCCACGTACAGGGTGCGGTAGGCACGCTTGATGGCCGAGATGCGCTCGGCATCGAAACCGCGGCGCTTCAGGCCCTCGCTGTTGATGCCGCGCGGGCGGCCCAGCGAATCGGTGCCGACCATGGTGAACGGCGGAACGTCGCCATTGGTCAGCGCGCCCATGCCGAGGAAGGCGTGCGCGCCGATGCGGCAGAACTGGTGGGCACCGGCGAAGCCGCTGATGATCACGTAATCCCCCACGATGACGTGGCCGGCCAGGGTGGTGTTGTTGGAAAACACGCAGAAGTTGCCGACATGGCAGTCGTGCGCCACGTGCGTGTAGGCCAGCATCCAGTTGTCATCGCCGATGGTGGTGATGCCGCCGCCGCCGCCGGTGCCGCGGTTGACGGTGACGAATTCGCGGAACACGTTGCGGTCGCCGATCACCAACTCGCTGCGCTCACCGGCGAACTTCTTGTCCTGCGGCTCGCCACCGATCGCCGCGTGGCCGATGAAGCGGTTGTCGCGGCCGATCCGGGTCGGGCCATGGATGCTGCAATGGGGGCCGACCACCGTGCCGGCGCCGATTTCCACATCGGCACCGATCAGGCTGAAGGCGCCCACCTGCACATCGTCGGCCAGGCGTGCGGCCGGGTCGATGACGGCGGTCGGGTGGATCCGGGGTGCGTTGTCAGTCATTCCTGCCTCCAGTGGATCAGCCCTTGGCGCCGGCGCACATGACTTCGGCCGAGGCAACGACTTCGCCGTTGACCTTGGCTTCGCCGTAGTACCAGCCCATGTTGCGGATCAGGCGCTTCATCTGCACATCCAGCATCAGCACGTCGCCGGGGACGACCTGCTTGTTGAAGCGGGCGTTTTCCACCTTGACCATGTAGAAGAGCTTGGACTGCGAGTCACGGCCGAGCGTGAGCTGGGTCATCACGCCACCGGCCTGGGCCAGCGCTTCGATGATCAGCACGCCGGGCATGATCGGGCGGCCCGGGAAGTGGCCCTGGAAGAAGGGCTCGTTGATGCTCACGTTCTTCTGCGCCAGGATGCGCTTGGCCTCGATGTCGAGCTCAAGCACCCGGTCGACCAGCAGGAATGGGTAACGGTGCGGGAGCAGTTCCTGGATCTGGCAGACGTCGATAGGAAGCTGCAGCGTGTCGTTCATTCTTTCTCCTTGCCAGCGGCCAGGACGCGGCGAGCCAATGCGTCCAGCTGCTTGAAGCGCGCGGCGTTCTTGCGCCACGTGCGGTTATCGGTCAACGGGGTGCCGGACGAGTACTCGCCCGGCTCATGGATGGAGTTGCGGACCACCGATTTGCCGGTGATCACGACCTTGTCGCAGATCTCCAGGTGGCCAACCACGCCGACGTGGCCGCCAAGCAGGCAGTAACGGCCGATCTTGGCGCTGCCGGCGATGCCGGTGCAGCCGGCGATGGCCGAGTGCGCGCCGATCTGAACGTTGTGCGCGATCTGCACCAGGTTGTCCAGGCGCACGTCGTCGTCCAGCACGGTGTCTTCCAGCGCACCGCGGTCGACGCAGGTATTGGCGCCGATCTCGCAATCGTCGCCGATGCGCACGCCGCCCAGCTGCGGCACCTTGATCCACTTGCCGGCGTCCATTGCCAGGCCGAAGCCATCGGCGCCGAGCACGGCGCCAGGATGCACGCGCACGCGCTTGCCGAGCCTGACCCGGGTGACGAGGGTGACCCGCGCGATCAGCTCGCAGCCGCTGTCGAGGCTGCAGTCTTCGCCGATCACGCTGCCGGTGCCGATGATGCAGTTCTCGCCGACCACGCTGCGCGCGCCGATGGAGACGAACGGGCCGATATGGGCGCTGGCTGCAACCTGGGCGGTGGGGTCGATGACGGCGCTGGGGTGGATGCCTGGCGGCCGTGTCGGCGCGATGTCGAACAGCGCGGCGATCTTGGCGAAGGCCGTGTACGGGTCCTTGGCCACCAGCGCGGCGCCCGGGGCGGCCTCGGCGTCGTCGGCACGCAGCACCACCAGCGAGGCCTGGCTGTCGGCCAGCTGGGCGCGGTAGCGCGGATTGGAGAGGAACGTCAGCTGGCCAGGACCGGCATGGGCGAGGGTGGCCACGCCATGGATGGCGGTGGCGGGGTCGCCATGGACCTGCAGGCCGAACTGCTCGGCGAGTTGCTGGGCGGTGTAGGTGGGAGTATTCACGGCGGGAGTTTAACGTGTGACGCCATTGCGGTCATGCGGGGGGCGAGGGCTTGGCGCCTGCCTGGTACGAGCGGGAGGCGGCGGGTGGCCCTGGCCAGGACACGCAAAAGCCCCTCCATGGTGCTCGATGGCGCCATCCATGGCGCCAACGGTCCTGTCCAGGGCCACCCGCCGCCTCTGGACAGTTTCCTGCGAGCTCGGCCAAAAGCCTGTGCCGTGCAGTGTCATCTGCATCAACGAAAACGCCGGGCAGAGCCCGGCGCTTCGCACCCCGTCTGGTGGAGAACCCCCCTTCTGTTAAGGGGGGCGCGCCGACGGCGCGGGGGATAGGTGAAATGCGGGGGCAATTCACCGCAGGTGGATCAGTTCTGAGGAACGACGTTCCTCAGAACTGGCCACCGAAGGTGAATTGCAGGCGTTCGATCTTGTCGTCGTCTTCCTTCTTCAGCGGGAAGGCGTAGCTGATCGAGATCGGACCGACCGGGGCGCGCCACAGCAGGGCCACACCGGTGGACACGCGCAGTTCGTTGGCCTTGAAGTTCTTGGTGCCGTTGTAGACGTTGCCGAAGTCGACGAAGGCCGACACGCGCGCCGACGGGCTGTCGAACAGGCGCGGGAAGTACGCTTCGACCGAACCGACGGTCTTCAGCGAACCACCCAGCGGCTGGCCCTCCGGATAGCCGTTGGTGGCCTCGCGCGGGCCGAGGGTGTTGTCCTCGAAGCCGCGCACCGAGTTGGTACCACCGGCATAGAAGTTCTCGAAGAACGGCAGGCCACTGGCGGTGACGGTGCGGGTCTTGCCGTCGGCATCGGTGACCGTACGGGTGTAGTCCTTGCCGTAGGCGTCGCCGTAGCCCACTTCGGCGCGGGTGTTGATCACCAGCGACGGCATGATCGGCCAGTACTTGCTGATCTGATAGTTCAGCTTGTAGTACTCGATGGTCGAGCCCGGCAGCGTGGTTTCCAGGCCGATGCGCTGGTAGGTGCCGCGGGTCGGCATGAAGTAGTCGTTACGGGAGTCGCGGGCCCAGCCCAGCTCCGTGCGCCACGCGTGGAAGGTACGGGTGCCGACCGCATCGATGTAATCGATGATCGATGGCGGGGTCGAGCCCGGGTAGGTGGTGATCTGGTTGCTGTCGATGCCGAACATCAGCGAGACGGTATCGGTCTCGGTGATCGGCACGCCGAACACCACCTGTGCCGAACCATTGGTGCTGTTGTACTGCGCGGTGTTGAAGTCGGAGTAGTCCAGTTCGCGCCAGGACAGGTTGTAGCCCAGCGACACGCCGTCATCGGTGAAGTACGGATTGGTGTAGCTGAAGCCATAGCGCTGCAGGTAGCTGCTGCGCGAGGCTTCGACCGACACGCGGTTGCCGCCGCCGAGGAAGTTGTTCTGCGACAGCTGCACCGAGGTGGTCATGCCGTAGGACTGCGAGTAGCCCAGGCCGAACACGAAGCTGCCGGAGGTGGTTTCCTTGACGTTGTAGACGACGTCGACCTGGTCGTTGCTGCCGCTGACGGCTGGGGTTTCGACGTCCACCGACTCGAAGTAGCCCAGGCGCTGCAGGCGGATCTTGGAACGGTCGATCGCGGCCTGCGAGTACCAGCTGTTCTCGAACTGGCGCATTTCGCGACGCATCACTTCGTCGGAGGTGCGGGTGTTGCCACGGAACAGGATGCGGCGTACCGACACGCGCGGGCCCGGCACGACCTGCATGTTGATCGCCACGGTCTGGTCGGGGCGGTTGGTGGTCGGGATCGGGTTCACCTTGGCGAACGCGTAGCCGATGTTGGACAGCGAATTGGTGATGGTGTCCGAGCTGAACTCCAGCAGTGCACGCGAGAACGTGTCGCCGGACTTCTGGATCACCATGCGCTCGACGTCCTCCTGCGGGAGGATGGTGTCGCCGCTGACCTTGATCTCGGAGATCTTGTACTGCGCACCCTCGGTCACGCCGGCGGTGAGGAACATGTCGCGCTTGTCGGGGCTGATCGAGACCTGGGTGGAATCGATGCTGAAGTCGACATAGCCGCGGTCCAGGTACCAGGAGTTGAGCTTTTCCAGGTCGCCGGACAGCTTTTCCTTGGAGTACTGGTCGTCACGGCGGTACCACGACGCCCAGTTGTGCTCCCTGGACTCCCAGGTCTCCAGGATGTCCTTGCTCTCGAACTTCTCGGTACCGACCAGGTTGACGTGACGGATCTTGGCCGCCTTGCCTTCCTTGATGGCGATCGCGATGTCCACGCGGTTGCGGTCCAGCGGGCTCACGGTCGGGGTGATCTCGACGGTGTACTTGCCACGGTCGTTGTACTGGCGGCGAAGTTCCTGGGTCACGCGGTCCAGGCTCAGGCGGTCGAAGGTGCCGCCTTCGGTCAGGCCGATGTCGGACAGGCCCTTCAGCAGCTGCTCGGACTTGATGTCCTTGTTGCCGGTGACGGTCAGCTTGTTGATTGCCGGGCGTTCCTTGACGGTGACCACCAGGATGCTGCCCTGGCGATCCAGCTGGACGTCTTCGAAGAAGCCGGTCTTGTACAGGGCGCGGATCGTCTCGCCGACCTTGTTGTCGGTGATGGTCTCGCCACGTTCCACCGGCAGGTAGGTGAACACCGTGCCCGAGCTGATGCGCTGCAGGCCATCGACGCGGATGTCGCTGACAGTGAAGGGCTCGGCTGCCTGGGCCAGGGCGGGAGCGCCGGTGACGGCGGCGAGGGCGAGGGCCAGCAGGCGGCGATTGGGGAGTCGCGTCATGTCACGTCCGGTAGGAAGGTCGATTTCATTGGTGCGGGATGCCGACGCTGTAGACGGCAACAACGTGGAAAAGTTCATCGCGGGACCAGGCCGAGGATGTCGTTGTAGAACGCCAACCCCATCAGCCCGGCCAGCAACGCCAGGCCGATGTATTGGCCGGCGGCGATGGCACGCTCGCTCAGCGGGCTGCCCTTGACCAACTCGATAAGGTAATACAGCAGGTGCCCGCCGTCCAAGATCGGGATCGGCAGCAGGTTGATGATGCACAGGCTGAGCGACAGCAGGGCAAGGAACTGCAGGAACCAGTCGAGTCCGCGCTTGGCCGAGACATTGGCCACGCGGGCAATGGTGACCGGCCCGGAAACGTTCTGCAGCGAGGCTTTGCCGGTGACGATGCGACCCATCATGCCCAGCGAGTCGGCGGCCAGGCGGCCGGTTTCGCGAACGGCCACGGTCACCGCATCGAGCGGTCCATAGCGCAGCAGGGTGTCGTAGGCGGGGCTGTAGGTGGTGGGGAAACCGACGCCGATCTGCCAGACCGGGTTGCCCTTGCCATCCTTGCCCTGTCGCGGTGTCACTTCCAGCGCAAGGCGTTCGCCGCCGCGCAGGACCTCGATCATGCCCGGGCCACCGGCGCGGCCCAGGGCCTGGATTTCGCCGATGACCTGGTCGACGCTGTCGATGCGCTGGCCATCGATCGCCACGATCAGATCACCCGGCTGCAGCTGCCCGGCGACCGCCGAATCGGCGGTCAACGAGTCGACCAGCGCCGGCTGCAGCCAGGATTGCCAGTACAGGCCGGCCAGGATCGGCACCCGCCGTTCATCGAATCCGGTCGGCAGCTGCGACAGCGGCAGGGTACGCACGCGCACCTGGTCGGCAGGGTCGAGCACTTCCAGCTTCACGTCGCGGCGGTCCATCGCCGCCGCGGTCAGTGCCATGCTGGCATCGCCGAGCGTGACCACCTGGCGGTCATCCACCCGCAGCACGCGGTCGCCGCTGAGCAGCCCGGCCGTGGCGGCGATGCCGCTGACCCGGCCGATGGTCGGCGAATAATCCTGCTTGCCGATCACGAACATCGCCCACAGCAGCAGGATGCACAGCAGCAGGTTGGCGATCGGGCCGGCGGCGACAATCGCGATGCGCTGCCAGACGGTCTTGTGGTTGAAGGCCTGGCCGCGCTCGTGCGGATGGACTTCGACCTCACGTTCGTCGAGGAATTTCACGTAGCCGCCCAGCGGAATGGCGGCGATGGCGAATTCGGTGCCGTGCCTGTCGCGGCGTGACCACAGCGGGCGGCCAAAGCCGACCGAGAAGCGCAGGATCTTGACCCCGCACAGGCGGCCGACCCAGTAATGCCCGAATTCGTGGAACGTGACCAGCAGCCCGAGGCTGACAATCATCCACCAGACCGATCCGATGAAGTCAGTCATGCAGGCTCACAGTGGCGGGCAGAGGCGGCGTCGTCATGCGGGGCGAGGCAATCGTTCAGGCGGCGTCGATGGCGTTCAGGGTCAGCTGGCGTGCCCGCTGGTCGGCGGACAACAGGACCTCCAGTGTATCGGCTGCTTGGGTCGGCAGTGTTGAAAGAGCGTTAGCAACCAGCTCCGGGATGGTCAGGAAACCGATCCGGCCCTGAAGAAACGCTGAAACCGCCTCTTCATTGGCAGCGTTCAGCACCGCCGGTGCGGTTCCGCCCGCCTGCATCGCCTGCCAGGCCAGGGCCAGGCAGGGGAACGCGTCGGTGTCCGGGGCCTCGAAATCCAGCCGGCCCTGGGCCAGCAGATCCAGCCCGGCCACGCCAGACTCGATGCGCTGCGGCCAGCCGAGGCCGACCGCAAGCGTGGTGCGCATGTCCGGCAGGCCCATCTGCGCCAGGGTTGAGCCGTCCACGAACTCGACCAGCGAATGCACCAGGCTCTGCGGATGCACCAGCACCTCGATGCGCTCGCCGGGCACCGCGAACAGGTGATGCGCCTCGATGACTTCCAGGCCCTTGTTCATCAACGTCGCCGAATCGACCGAGATCTTCGGCCCCATCGACCACTTCGGGTGTGCCACCGCCTGCGCCGGGGTGACCTGGGCCAGCTCGGCACGGCTGCGGCCACGGAACGGGCCGCCGGAGGCGGTCAGCAGGATCCGGCGTACGCCGGCGCCATCGATGCTGGCATCGCGCGAGCGCAGGCACTGGAAGATCGCGCTGTGTTCGCTGTCGATCGGGATGATTTCGGCGCCGGCACGTTCGGCGGTGCGGGTCAGCAGCTCGCCGGCCAGCACCAGCGACTCCTTGTTGGCCAGCAGGATGCGCTTGCCGGCCGCTGCGGCGGCCAGGGTCGAGGACAGCCCGGCGGCGCCGACGATGGCCGCGACCACGGTGTCGCAGGCATCGCTGGCGGCCAGCTGGTCCAGTGCGGCGGCACCCGCATGGGCCTCGGTGGACAGCCCTGCCTCGCGCAGGCCATCGCGCAGCCCGGCGAACAGCGACTCGTCAGCGATCACCGCGTGCTCGGGTTCGTGCTGGCGGCACAGCGCCAGCAAGGCCTGCAGCTGGCGGCCGGCAGCCAGCACGGTCGCCCGGTAGCGCTGCGGGTGGCGGGCGATCACGTCCAGCGTGGAGGCACCGATCGAGCCGGTGGCGCCGAGAACGGCGACCCGGCGCAGGTCTGCAGCAGCATTCATGGTCAGAACCCGAAGATTTCCTTGCCCAGCGCGAACACCGGAACGGCGGCGAGGACGCCGTCGACACGGTCGAGCACGCCGCCATGGCCCGGAATCAGGTGACCGGAGTCCTTGGCACCGGCGTGGCGCTTGATCAGGCTTTCGAACAGATCGCCCAGCACCGATGCGAACACCGCCACCACCGAGGTGATCAGCAGGCCCGGCAGGTGCGCGACGTCGATGCCCGCCAACCAGCCCAGGCCCACGGCCACGGCAACACCGGCCAGCAGGCCGCCGAACAGGCCTTCCCAGGTCTTGTTGGGGCTGATGCGCGGGGCCAGCTTGTGCTTGCCGAAGCGCCGGCCGGCGAAATAGGCGCCCGAATCGGCTGCCCACACCAGCGCCAGCGCGGCCAGCAGCCACAGGTGGCCCTGCTTGCCCGGCGGATCGCCGCCGGCATGGATCAGCACCAGTGCGGCCCAGGCCGGCACGATGGCCAGGGTGCCGGCCAGCATCTTCACGATCCGCGAGGGCGCCGTCGGCTGTGCGCCGAAGTTGAAGAAGCGCAGCCAGACCAGCGCGGCCAGCCACCAGGCGACACCGGCCAGTGTCGTGATCTGGAACAGCACCAGCGTGCTGCCATCGGCCCACACCAGCAGCACCATCAGCAGCAGGTTCAGCACCAGCAGCACGGTGCGCGCCAGGGTGTCTTCGATGCCGGCCAGCTTCAGCCACTCCCACAGGCCGATCAGCAGCACGGCGGCAGCGGCTGCGGCCAGCCATTGCGTCGGCAGCAGCAGGATCGCGGCAATGGCCACCGGCGCCATGATCAGCGCGGCGAGTACTCGGGTCTTGGTCATGGGCTGGAGGTCTCGGTGGCCAGTGCGGCGATCTGGGCGCTGGTCAGACCGAAACGACGCTCGCGGCTGGCATAGGCGTCCAGCGCCTGCTGCAGCAGTTCGGCATCGAAGTCCGGCCACAGGGCCTCGGTGAACCACAGCTCGGTGTACGCCAGCTG from the Stenotrophomonas maltophilia genome contains:
- the fabZ gene encoding 3-hydroxyacyl-ACP dehydratase FabZ, producing the protein MNDTLQLPIDVCQIQELLPHRYPFLLVDRVLELDIEAKRILAQKNVSINEPFFQGHFPGRPIMPGVLIIEALAQAGGVMTQLTLGRDSQSKLFYMVKVENARFNKQVVPGDVLMLDVQMKRLIRNMGWYYGEAKVNGEVVASAEVMCAGAKG
- the lpxA gene encoding acyl-ACP--UDP-N-acetylglucosamine O-acyltransferase; translated protein: MTDNAPRIHPTAVIDPAARLADDVQVGAFSLIGADVEIGAGTVVGPHCSIHGPTRIGRDNRFIGHAAIGGEPQDKKFAGERSELVIGDRNVFREFVTVNRGTGGGGGITTIGDDNWMLAYTHVAHDCHVGNFCVFSNNTTLAGHVIVGDYVIISGFAGAHQFCRIGAHAFLGMGALTNGDVPPFTMVGTDSLGRPRGINSEGLKRRGFDAERISAIKRAYRTLYVAGLPLAEAKVQLTEQARASDDVKAMLDFIEHAERPLLR
- the bamA gene encoding outer membrane protein assembly factor BamA, with the protein product MTRLPNRRLLALALAAVTGAPALAQAAEPFTVSDIRVDGLQRISSGTVFTYLPVERGETITDNKVGETIRALYKTGFFEDVQLDRQGSILVVTVKERPAINKLTVTGNKDIKSEQLLKGLSDIGLTEGGTFDRLSLDRVTQELRRQYNDRGKYTVEITPTVSPLDRNRVDIAIAIKEGKAAKIRHVNLVGTEKFESKDILETWESREHNWASWYRRDDQYSKEKLSGDLEKLNSWYLDRGYVDFSIDSTQVSISPDKRDMFLTAGVTEGAQYKISEIKVSGDTILPQEDVERMVIQKSGDTFSRALLEFSSDTITNSLSNIGYAFAKVNPIPTTNRPDQTVAINMQVVPGPRVSVRRILFRGNTRTSDEVMRREMRQFENSWYSQAAIDRSKIRLQRLGYFESVDVETPAVSGSNDQVDVVYNVKETTSGSFVFGLGYSQSYGMTTSVQLSQNNFLGGGNRVSVEASRSSYLQRYGFSYTNPYFTDDGVSLGYNLSWRELDYSDFNTAQYNSTNGSAQVVFGVPITETDTVSLMFGIDSNQITTYPGSTPPSIIDYIDAVGTRTFHAWRTELGWARDSRNDYFMPTRGTYQRIGLETTLPGSTIEYYKLNYQISKYWPIMPSLVINTRAEVGYGDAYGKDYTRTVTDADGKTRTVTASGLPFFENFYAGGTNSVRGFEDNTLGPREATNGYPEGQPLGGSLKTVGSVEAYFPRLFDSPSARVSAFVDFGNVYNGTKNFKANELRVSTGVALLWRAPVGPISISYAFPLKKEDDDKIERLQFTFGGQF
- a CDS encoding phosphatidate cytidylyltransferase, whose product is MTKTRVLAALIMAPVAIAAILLLPTQWLAAAAAAVLLIGLWEWLKLAGIEDTLARTVLLVLNLLLMVLLVWADGSTLVLFQITTLAGVAWWLAALVWLRFFNFGAQPTAPSRIVKMLAGTLAIVPAWAALVLIHAGGDPPGKQGHLWLLAALALVWAADSGAYFAGRRFGKHKLAPRISPNKTWEGLFGGLLAGVAVAVGLGWLAGIDVAHLPGLLITSVVAVFASVLGDLFESLIKRHAGAKDSGHLIPGHGGVLDRVDGVLAAVPVFALGKEIFGF
- the rseP gene encoding RIP metalloprotease RseP is translated as MTDFIGSVWWMIVSLGLLVTFHEFGHYWVGRLCGVKILRFSVGFGRPLWSRRDRHGTEFAIAAIPLGGYVKFLDEREVEVHPHERGQAFNHKTVWQRIAIVAAGPIANLLLCILLLWAMFVIGKQDYSPTIGRVSGIAATAGLLSGDRVLRVDDRQVVTLGDASMALTAAAMDRRDVKLEVLDPADQVRVRTLPLSQLPTGFDERRVPILAGLYWQSWLQPALVDSLTADSAVAGQLQPGDLIVAIDGQRIDSVDQVIGEIQALGRAGGPGMIEVLRGGERLALEVTPRQGKDGKGNPVWQIGVGFPTTYSPAYDTLLRYGPLDAVTVAVRETGRLAADSLGMMGRIVTGKASLQNVSGPVTIARVANVSAKRGLDWFLQFLALLSLSLCIINLLPIPILDGGHLLYYLIELVKGSPLSERAIAAGQYIGLALLAGLMGLAFYNDILGLVPR
- the lpxD gene encoding UDP-3-O-(3-hydroxymyristoyl)glucosamine N-acyltransferase; translated protein: MNTPTYTAQQLAEQFGLQVHGDPATAIHGVATLAHAGPGQLTFLSNPRYRAQLADSQASLVVLRADDAEAAPGAALVAKDPYTAFAKIAALFDIAPTRPPGIHPSAVIDPTAQVAASAHIGPFVSIGARSVVGENCIIGTGSVIGEDCSLDSGCELIARVTLVTRVRLGKRVRVHPGAVLGADGFGLAMDAGKWIKVPQLGGVRIGDDCEIGANTCVDRGALEDTVLDDDVRLDNLVQIAHNVQIGAHSAIAGCTGIAGSAKIGRYCLLGGHVGVVGHLEICDKVVITGKSVVRNSIHEPGEYSSGTPLTDNRTWRKNAARFKQLDALARRVLAAGKEKE
- the lpxB gene encoding lipid-A-disaccharide synthase, which codes for MAGSVPAQRVLSERPLRIALVAGEASGDLLGAGLVRELKARFPNAEFAGIGGDAMRSAGCQTWHDASELAVMGLTEVLRHLPRLLKLRTAFRQRALEWQPDVFIGIDAPDFNLGIERWLKQRGVRTVHYVSPSVWAWREKRAEKIGNSADLVLCLFPMEPPIYARHGIDARFVGHPMADDIPLQGNREEARAALGLPTSAKVLAVLPGSRLGEISRLGEPFFEAAWQVSERIPGLHVVVPAANPACKQLIEEQLSRSALPVAYSHVLDGQARNAMIAADVVVLASGTATLEAMLVKRPMVVGYRVNELTYRLVKALGLIKVDRFALPNILAGQDLAPELMQHDCTPDKLAAAIQQWFDHPQRAADLQGTYARLHERLRRNASARAADAVGELLMRDQAKA
- a CDS encoding 1-deoxy-D-xylulose-5-phosphate reductoisomerase, which produces MNAAADLRRVAVLGATGSIGASTLDVIARHPQRYRATVLAAGRQLQALLALCRQHEPEHAVIADESLFAGLRDGLREAGLSTEAHAGAAALDQLAASDACDTVVAAIVGAAGLSSTLAAAAAGKRILLANKESLVLAGELLTRTAERAGAEIIPIDSEHSAIFQCLRSRDASIDGAGVRRILLTASGGPFRGRSRAELAQVTPAQAVAHPKWSMGPKISVDSATLMNKGLEVIEAHHLFAVPGERIEVLVHPQSLVHSLVEFVDGSTLAQMGLPDMRTTLAVGLGWPQRIESGVAGLDLLAQGRLDFEAPDTDAFPCLALAWQAMQAGGTAPAVLNAANEEAVSAFLQGRIGFLTIPELVANALSTLPTQAADTLEVLLSADQRARQLTLNAIDAA